Below is a window of Tolypothrix bouteillei VB521301 DNA.
TAAAAATTTTTTCTGTTTTCTGAATTATTGTTCCCTAAATTTTGTGTGATTTTAACTAGAAAATATGAAAGCATTTTTAATACAATTGATAATGAAAATCTTTAATAGTGCAGGCAGTACTGCGAGCTGCCGAAGGCAGTAGCGAAGCTATTGCCTAAAATGTTTAATGTTAATACTAAATTAAGTATTTTATACTACATGATGATTTTGCCTGTTAAGATGACTGGTAAGTTTTATAGTGGCGCACCCTTGTTTGAAGCTCCCTTGGTAACGTAATATAAATCACAAATAATATCTAAGTACAAACTAGATGAATCCAACGCTACTTAACAATCGCTATCAAATTATTCGTGCGTTGGGAGGGGGTGGGTTTGGCGATACTTATCTGGCGGAAGACACCTATTTGCCTTCCCGTCGCATCTGTGTCATCAAGCAACTCAAACCCGTAACGCACAAACCTCAAGTTTATCAACTCATTCAAGAACGCTTTGGTAGAGAAGCCGCAATTTTAGAAGAACTAGGTGAAGGACACGAACAAATTCCTAAGCTTTATGCTTATTTTATAGAAAATGAGCATTTTTACTTAGTTCAGGAATGGGTTGAAGGTTTGACTTTAAGTCAAAAAGTTCAACAGGAAGGGCTTTTTAGTGAGAATTTAGTTAGGGAATTACTAGTAAGTCTTCTACCAGTTTTGGATTACATCCATACAAAAGGAATTATTCACCGAGATATCAAACCCGGTAATATTATTTGGCGAAAACAAGACGGTAAACCCGTTTTAATTGATTTTGGTATTGCTAAGGAAATGATGACAACTGTAATGGATGCTCAAGGGGAGATCGCTAGCTCCATTGTAGTTGGAACTCCAGGTTTTATGCCGCCAGAACAAGCTGCAGGTAAACCAGTTTATTCTAGCGATTTATACAGTTTGGGGTTGACAGGAATTTATTTGCTGACAGGTAAACGTCCCCAAGATTGGAAAACAAATTCTGAGATGGGTGAAATCATTTGGCGTCCGGAAGTTAACATCAACCACTACTTAGCAAATGTTTTGGATCGCTCTATTCAATCCCATCCACGCGATCGCTATCCAACTGCCAAAGCCATGTTAGCCGATCTCTGTCCGCAAGACCAAATTATCATAGGAACGGAGGAATCTACACTCAATAGCGAAAGACTAAACAACCATTTCCACTCTCCTAACCCTTATCCCCAATCCCCCATTCCTCCTAAAAAAACACTCAGAACAAAGATTCCTGAAAACAATCAGGAGTATCGCAACCGCCAAATATTACTCAACAAAGTGAAAAATTATTGGGTAAAAGGAGTTTTAGAAACTTCCTTACATGGAGTTGCTCTGATTGAACTCGGTTTGGAAAATCGCTTCGATGCTTTAGATCGTCCTTGGGGTATGCTGTGGGAGACTCCCGCACAAACCAGACAATCCATTCCAAAAAATACCAGAATCGTCGATTTATTCCAACAGATGGGGGCTGGGCGATCGCTTTTAATTTTAGGCGAACCCGGTTCTGGAAAAACAACAACACTGCTAGAACTGGCTCGGGATTTACTACAAGAAGCAGAAATAGACGCAACCCAACCCATTCCAGTTGTCTTTAACCTTTCAGCATGGATAAATGAAAAGATCGCAATTGCAGATTGGCTGGTGCGAGAACTTAATACAAAGTATCAAGTGTCAAAGGAAATTGGCAAAACATGGATTAAGAATCAACAATTGCTGCTATTACTCGATGGGTTGGATGAGGTTTTGGCTGACCGTCGAGATGTTTGTGTGGAAGCGATTAATACATTCTCTCGGGAATATGGAGAAACAGAAATCGTTGTTTGCAGTCGAATCAAAGATTATGAAGCACTATCCAATCGTTTCCGATTTCAAGGAGCGGTTTTTATCCAACCACTGACTTTAGAACAAATTCGCCAATATTTACAAAATGCAGGTTCCGAACTTGGTGCAGTACAAACCGCACTCCAAGGGGATACAACAATTCAAGAATTAGCCAAATCGCCCTTGCTATTAAGCATTATGACTCTTGCTTATCAAGGGATGTCAATGACAGATTTACCGGGAATGAGTTTGGAAGAACGCCGCCAACATTTATTTGATAAGTATATTCAAAGAATGCTAGACCGCCGAATGTCTAGAAGACTGTATTCTAACGAGCAAGTCATTTATTGGTTGAGTTGGCTGGCGCAAAGATTAAAAACACAATCACAAACAGTATTTCTCATCGAACGCATGCAGCCAAGCTGGTTTCAAAACCCATGGCAAAAACGTATCTATGTAATGAATATTTTGTTTGTTTTTATATTACTTGGTTTGTCAATTGGATTGTTACTAATACCTATTAATCGAGTTTTATTAGCACTTAGCTTCACAACAGTATTTTTTTGGCTGATTTTTGGTTTTGACCGCATTCATCCCGTGGAGACTTTAAAATGGTCTTGGAGAAATGCTAGCAATAGTTTAATCGTTGGGATGATTTGGGGACTCCTTTTTGGAGTGCTCTTAAAGCTAACGGCGGCGACATTATATATATCATTAGATCTACAAAGTTTTGTAAATTATATAATAAATCTTCCTATAGCGGGTTGGATACGTGGTATAGTTTTTGGCTTTTGTTTGGGATTCATTTATGTTCTCATTCGTGGGTTGACGGGTCCTGGTATCCAAACGCTGTCTGTTCCCAATCAGGGAATTAGACAATCGGCAAAAAATGCAATTGTTTTTGGTTTAATAGGATTTTTACTACTTGGCTTAGCTGCAGCGATTTTGCGCTGGCGGATTCTCGTTTGGGGAATTTTTGGTTTATTGTTTGGAGTTGCAGCAGGAGGAGGCGAAGCTTGTGTAAAACACCTAATTTTACGAATTATTCTCTCCTTCAATCGCTGTATTCCTTGGAATTATGCCCGTTTTCTTGACTATGCTACAGAACGGATCTTTTTGCAAAAAGTTGGTGGTGGTTATATCTTCATCCATCGCTTGCTATTGGAACATTTTGCACAAAAGAATTGTTCTTTTGTGCCTGGTGGTAGCACATTCCACAAGCCACAATAGAAACACAGGCTTTATAATACATAGCCTTATCTTTTAAATGGAGTTTGTTATCAGTGGTATTACAAGTAAAAACCAGTACTTACGAACCTAAAACACAAGAAATCGCCAAGCAACTGCTAGCAGCAACTCAAGAAAGCCGTTCGTTCTTTGCTGCATTGCGGGATCAGATGCGCTGGGATGACAAGTTATTGGCTTGGGCGATGAGCAATCCTGGGTTACGGGTGCAGTTATTCCGTTTTATTGATACTCTTCCTGCTTTACGCAGCAAACCAGAAATTGCAGCACACTTACAAGAATATTTGGGTGATGAGTCGGTAGAATTACCAGCAGCCCTAAAGGGGATGCTCAACTTTGCCAACCCTGATTCTGTACCGGGACAAGTCGCTGCTACGACTGTTGCAACAGCGACGGAAACATTAGCTCATAAATATATTTCTGGAGAAAACATCAAACAGGCGCTCAAAACGATTGAGCGCCTGCGGAAGGAAAAAATGGCTTTCACCGTAGATTTGCTGGGTGAAGCGGTTATTACAGAAGCAGAAGCACAGTCTTACTTGGAACGGTATCTGGACTTGATGCAACAACTAGTGGAAGCATCTAAGAATTGGTCGCCAGTTCCTGCAATTGACTTAGCTGATGGAGAACCTTTGCCAAAAGTCCAGGTTTCTGTCAAACTGACAGCGTTTTATTCTCAGTTCGACCCTCTCGATGCTAAGGGGAGTGAGGAACGGGTGAGCGATCGCATCCGCATTCTTTTGCGTCGTGCTAAGGAACTTGGTGCTGCGGTTCACTTTGATATGGAACAGTACGCCTACAAGGACTTAACTCTCAGCATCCTGAAAAAAATCTTGCTGGAAGAGGAGTTTAGAAATCGAACCGATATTGGTGTCACCATTCAAGCTTACCTGCGCGATAGCAATCGAGATGTACAAGACTTGATTGCATGGGCTAAGCAGCGCGGTTACCCAGTCACAATCCGCTTGGTAAAAGGTGCTTATTGGGATCAGGAAACTATCAAAGCGTCTCAAAAACACTGGGAACAACCTGTCTATAATGACAAAGCTGCTACAGATGCTAACTTTGAGCAACTGACAGAATTGTTGTTACAAAATCACCAATACGTATATTCTGCTATTGGCAGTCATAACGTGCGTTCTCAAGCACGAGCTATGGCGATCGCAGAAACCTTAAATGTCCCCCGTCGTTGCTTTGAAATGCAAGTTCTCTACGGTATGGGTGACAAAATAGCTAAAGCTTTGGTTGATAGGGGATATCGGGTGAGAGTGTACTGTCCCTACGGGGAACTCTTACCGGGAATGGCATATTTGATTCGGCGTTTGTTGGAAAACACGGCTAATAGTTCTTTCCTGCGTCAAAATATGGAGAACCGCCCGGTGGAAGAATTGATTGCACCCCCTGTTGTAGGACAAGGGGACAAGGTAGACAAGGATAACTCCCCATCCCCCCCTCTCCCCCTCTCCCCCTCCTCTTTCATGGGTGCGGCGGATACTGATTTTGCTGAAGAGGCGGAGAGAACAGAGGCGAGTCAAGCTTTTCAAGCCGTGCGCGAGCAACTAGGTAAAACTTATTTACCGTTGATTAATGGTGAGTATGTCAGTACCCAACAGGTTATAGATTCTGTTAACCCTTCTCATTTTAGTGAAGTGGTCGGTCAGATTGGGTTGATGAGTGTAGAACAAGCCGAACAAGCTATGCAAGCCGCAAAGGCTGCTTTTCCTGCTTGGCGCAAAACTCCTGCAAAGGAACGGGCTAACATATTGCGGAAAGCCGCCGATCTGATGGAACAACGCCGTGCGGAACTGTCTGCTTGGATTGTTTTAGAAGTTGGAAAACCAGTGCGGGAAGCTGATGGCGAGGTTTCGGAGGCGATTGATTTTTGTCGCTATTATGCTCTGGAAATGGAGCGGTTAGATGAGGGTTATAATTACGACATTTCTGGGGAAACCAACCGTTATATTTATCAGCCTCGTGGAATTGCTGTAGTGATTTCGCCTTGGAATTTCCCACTAGCGATCGCAACGGGAATGACAGTTGCTGCTCTAGTTGCTGGTAACTGTACTCTCCTCAAACCCGCAGAAACATCTTCTGTGATTACAGCAAAACTGACAGAAATTTTGGTGGAAGCGGGAATCCCTAAGGGTGTCTATCAATACGTCCCAGGAAAGGGTTCTCAAGTGGGTGCTTATTTGGTGAACCATCCCGATACTCACGTCATTGCTTTTACTGGTTCTCAAGAAGTTGGTTGTAGAATCTACGCAGAAGCCGCAGTTCTGAAACCCGGTCAAAAGCATATGAAACGCGTCATTGCTGAGATGGGTGGTAAGAATGCCATCATCGTAGATGAAAGTGCCGATTTAGACCAAGCTGTAGTTGGCACCGTACAGTCAGCATTTGGTTATAGCGGACAAAAGTGTTCTGCTTGTTCGCGAGTGGTGGTGCTCGAATCGGTATATGATACCTTTGTACAAAGGTTTGTAGAAGCGACGAAATCTCTAAATATTGGTGTAGCTGAGTACCCCAGCACCCAAGTAGGACCCGTGATTGATGCTAATGCTCGCGATCGCATCCGGGAATATATTGAAAAAGGTAAGGCTGAGGCAAAAGTTGCTTTGGAAATGCCTGCACCGGATAATGGATATTTCATCGGTCCCGTGATTTTTGCAGATGTTTCTCCAAATGCCATCATTGCCCAACAAGAGATTTTTGGTCCTGTTGTGGCGGTGATTAAAGTGAAGAATTTTCAGGAGGCTTTGGATGTTGCTAATGGGACTAACTATGCCTTAACGGGAGGTCTTTATTCTAGAACTCCTTCCCACATTGAAATGGCTCAGGAAGAGTATGAGGTGGGCAATTTGTACATTAACCGCACGATTACGGGTGCTATTGTCGCTCGACAGCCATTT
It encodes the following:
- a CDS encoding protein kinase domain-containing protein; amino-acid sequence: MNPTLLNNRYQIIRALGGGGFGDTYLAEDTYLPSRRICVIKQLKPVTHKPQVYQLIQERFGREAAILEELGEGHEQIPKLYAYFIENEHFYLVQEWVEGLTLSQKVQQEGLFSENLVRELLVSLLPVLDYIHTKGIIHRDIKPGNIIWRKQDGKPVLIDFGIAKEMMTTVMDAQGEIASSIVVGTPGFMPPEQAAGKPVYSSDLYSLGLTGIYLLTGKRPQDWKTNSEMGEIIWRPEVNINHYLANVLDRSIQSHPRDRYPTAKAMLADLCPQDQIIIGTEESTLNSERLNNHFHSPNPYPQSPIPPKKTLRTKIPENNQEYRNRQILLNKVKNYWVKGVLETSLHGVALIELGLENRFDALDRPWGMLWETPAQTRQSIPKNTRIVDLFQQMGAGRSLLILGEPGSGKTTTLLELARDLLQEAEIDATQPIPVVFNLSAWINEKIAIADWLVRELNTKYQVSKEIGKTWIKNQQLLLLLDGLDEVLADRRDVCVEAINTFSREYGETEIVVCSRIKDYEALSNRFRFQGAVFIQPLTLEQIRQYLQNAGSELGAVQTALQGDTTIQELAKSPLLLSIMTLAYQGMSMTDLPGMSLEERRQHLFDKYIQRMLDRRMSRRLYSNEQVIYWLSWLAQRLKTQSQTVFLIERMQPSWFQNPWQKRIYVMNILFVFILLGLSIGLLLIPINRVLLALSFTTVFFWLIFGFDRIHPVETLKWSWRNASNSLIVGMIWGLLFGVLLKLTAATLYISLDLQSFVNYIINLPIAGWIRGIVFGFCLGFIYVLIRGLTGPGIQTLSVPNQGIRQSAKNAIVFGLIGFLLLGLAAAILRWRILVWGIFGLLFGVAAGGGEACVKHLILRIILSFNRCIPWNYARFLDYATERIFLQKVGGGYIFIHRLLLEHFAQKNCSFVPGGSTFHKPQ
- the pruA gene encoding L-glutamate gamma-semialdehyde dehydrogenase, coding for MVLQVKTSTYEPKTQEIAKQLLAATQESRSFFAALRDQMRWDDKLLAWAMSNPGLRVQLFRFIDTLPALRSKPEIAAHLQEYLGDESVELPAALKGMLNFANPDSVPGQVAATTVATATETLAHKYISGENIKQALKTIERLRKEKMAFTVDLLGEAVITEAEAQSYLERYLDLMQQLVEASKNWSPVPAIDLADGEPLPKVQVSVKLTAFYSQFDPLDAKGSEERVSDRIRILLRRAKELGAAVHFDMEQYAYKDLTLSILKKILLEEEFRNRTDIGVTIQAYLRDSNRDVQDLIAWAKQRGYPVTIRLVKGAYWDQETIKASQKHWEQPVYNDKAATDANFEQLTELLLQNHQYVYSAIGSHNVRSQARAMAIAETLNVPRRCFEMQVLYGMGDKIAKALVDRGYRVRVYCPYGELLPGMAYLIRRLLENTANSSFLRQNMENRPVEELIAPPVVGQGDKVDKDNSPSPPLPLSPSSFMGAADTDFAEEAERTEASQAFQAVREQLGKTYLPLINGEYVSTQQVIDSVNPSHFSEVVGQIGLMSVEQAEQAMQAAKAAFPAWRKTPAKERANILRKAADLMEQRRAELSAWIVLEVGKPVREADGEVSEAIDFCRYYALEMERLDEGYNYDISGETNRYIYQPRGIAVVISPWNFPLAIATGMTVAALVAGNCTLLKPAETSSVITAKLTEILVEAGIPKGVYQYVPGKGSQVGAYLVNHPDTHVIAFTGSQEVGCRIYAEAAVLKPGQKHMKRVIAEMGGKNAIIVDESADLDQAVVGTVQSAFGYSGQKCSACSRVVVLESVYDTFVQRFVEATKSLNIGVAEYPSTQVGPVIDANARDRIREYIEKGKAEAKVALEMPAPDNGYFIGPVIFADVSPNAIIAQQEIFGPVVAVIKVKNFQEALDVANGTNYALTGGLYSRTPSHIEMAQEEYEVGNLYINRTITGAIVARQPFGGFKLSGVGSKAGGPDYLLQFLEPRTVTENIQRQGFAPIEGAE